The DNA sequence ACTTAAAATTAATTCAAGAAGTAAATACGTATAATACAATTACTTATCTTTGTAGTATAAAATAGGGCTCTTTTTTTATTTATTACTCGACGGTGTTTCACTCATACATCATTAGACGAAAGTCGAAGTTATCCGATAGACCAAAGTAGGATCAGAAAAATAGAGGTTAACGAGGATTTAAATAGAAAAAAAAATTAGTCATCCCGGAGTGCTCTCTCTAAAAATCCCGCAATGTCTTGGTTTGACAACGGGAGCTGCATATATTATTAAAGAAAGGAGAGAGGAACGAAATCCCAAAGCAAATTGCTGAATACATAAGAAGTGGGCGCAGGACGGAAGTGTCGGGAGGGTAAAATGCATAAATAAGCCCATTTGCATCCGAATAACAGCATAAAAATTTATTTTTTTCAGGTTTTTTTTGGCTTTTTTAGGGTTCTTTCCCTTTATCTACCATTGTTATCAAAGATTTGAAATGTTTGAGATCATTTAAATGCAGTTATAAAAACTTGTCACGTCCATATGTCATTTACTCAATTTAGAACTAGAATATTTTCTATCTTTTTGTGACTCTTATTAGAGTTATTGATAATGCAAATTACTTACATTACGTAATCCCCCCAAATTTTTCAATTATTCTTTGCTATTTTTGTTTTCACATTAAAATGAAATGGCTCAAAATAAAAATGCACAGATTAGATATAAAGCACTTGATAGATGTTTTTCAAATGTGTATAAATTATTCTACATCGATGACCTGATAGAGTTTTGTTCAGAAGTCCTTACTGCGCATTATATGAAGGATACTACTGTTTCAAGAAGACAGATTTTCATAGATATAGACTTTATGAAAAGTGAAGCTGGATTTAATGCTCCTATTGAAAATTATAAAAAAGGTAGAAAAGTATATTATCAGTACTCAGATCCTGAATTTTCAATTTTAAAAAGCCCTCTAAATCCTTCCGAATTAAGTTCACTCAATGAAGCATTGGAAACATTATCGAGAATAAACAATCTTCCCGGCTTTGATTGGGTAAGTACAATGCAGACCAAACTTAATTCTGGTGTTCATCAATCTCAGAACCAAAGACAGGTCATCAGTTTTGAAGACAATGAATTTTTGAAAGGTATAGAATTGCTTAACCCACTGTATCATCATATTATAAACTCCCAAGTTATTGATGTTAGATACCGCGGATTCACTTCTGATAAAGAAAGTATTTTCTGCATCTCACCCTATTACTTGAAACAATATAACAACCGTTGGTTTTTATTTGGCTATAATCACGAGTTTGAAAAAATTCAAAATTTAGCTTTAGATCGCATTGTCGAGCTTAAATTATCTCAGCAAAAATTTAAAAATTGCGAAATTGATTTCATGGATTATTTCGAAGATATTATCGGAGTTAGTAATGATGAATCAAAAAAAGCCGTGAATATAAAAATTGAGCTTTCACAGAATATTATTCCTTACATTAATTCAAAACCAATTCACGGATCGCAGAAAATCAAAGAAAATATACTTTATCTTGAGGTTAAATTAAATTATGAACTTGAGGCTTTAATTCTTTCTTATGGTGAAAATATGTGTGTATTGGAACCCTCACAGCTTGCTCGGAAAATTCAAGAAAGAGTCACCAGAATAAAGTTTACTGATTAGTATAAATGTTATACAGACTGTTCAGGGTTTACGGTGAAAATTTTTTAGAAAATAATTTTAACCTTCCAATAAATACAACATGGAAAATTTATACGGTTTAGACAATTCTATTGATTTTTGAAAAATAGATCATCTTCCAATATTTACAGAACTAATAGAGTTTAATCATTAATTTTCCAACTATGCACATTCACTGCATAGTTGAATTTTACTTTTGCTTCATTAATATAAACAAAAGTAATTATTATGAAAAATTCAACTACAATCGCTTGCCCTCATTGCGGAGAATCTATTGACGTAAATGATGTACTGAAACATCAAATTGAAGACCGCATCAGACAAGAATTTCAGGAAAAAACTAAGCGGCAAGAAGAAAAGGTAGCTATTGACAAAGAGCAGTTTGAAAAAGAAAAACTTGAGTTCGAAAAAAAGAAAAAAGAAGAAAATGAGCTCTTTGCAGAAC is a window from the Chryseobacterium oryzae genome containing:
- a CDS encoding helix-turn-helix transcriptional regulator, whose protein sequence is MAQNKNAQIRYKALDRCFSNVYKLFYIDDLIEFCSEVLTAHYMKDTTVSRRQIFIDIDFMKSEAGFNAPIENYKKGRKVYYQYSDPEFSILKSPLNPSELSSLNEALETLSRINNLPGFDWVSTMQTKLNSGVHQSQNQRQVISFEDNEFLKGIELLNPLYHHIINSQVIDVRYRGFTSDKESIFCISPYYLKQYNNRWFLFGYNHEFEKIQNLALDRIVELKLSQQKFKNCEIDFMDYFEDIIGVSNDESKKAVNIKIELSQNIIPYINSKPIHGSQKIKENILYLEVKLNYELEALILSYGENMCVLEPSQLARKIQERVTRIKFTD